In Asterias amurensis chromosome 4, ASM3211899v1, one genomic interval encodes:
- the LOC139936652 gene encoding coiled-coil domain-containing protein 138-like isoform X2 — MFSHTNPDFGRKYASPSSRGSISPSGRTPMSSMTLLTTANSTALSSTERRHYNRALKELCKILRLDSQRIDETIQHGVEDDESSLDRKTLRQQTGHTEEDTSFRASDDPSTSFHQLYESEECFMPKSPMKKRWNKEEASSRMEEEVSKVEAVKDVYAELATINRKLQQESAILHERELDLMERERALDEREQTSLLERDQSIHHAHREVGRRFAELKEQHQSEISKWHVQLQDKSKENKRLKSSFETLKQANDSLRKQLSEIQEQNKRLESQAVNVQSRLANLQRKQELTARQRELDSVSLRAKAENRQQLLATKDNTDASKAAGQAKHTGSTKPPAVYDVLGVLLEWLSEVHLRNTMTVDCIKQPLIALPTPELTKERCTKILPSIVEVLHCLPPSSSKIHLPCLQFIYWSLVHLDQSQQPQRNPLSATYRRLGEELYKPTTVRFAVGTQDVKVPDGLHEKPKAAIFFRSPNLHIRLLSCLIIMKTLSQVDILALVFDVLRADLKEESAKELFLGYQATQVVTPFLKMTNKALVTSAIDVCLQMSVESVLTREFLDSCCNDTWFRACATVLRTPNLDSKTWEKLSIILQKLSKIKSNKRHFEVQGITSVVQEMLRTGFQDNTFLSLNLRSILFNFNIAKRSPIS, encoded by the exons ATGTTTTCTCATACCAATCCAGACTTTGGAAGAAAGT ATGCTTCCCCATCATCAAGAGGCTCAATATCTCCAAGTGGTAGAACTCCAATGTCTTCCATGACATTGCTGACTACTGCAAACTCCACTGCTCTAAGCAGCACAGAGAGACGACATTACAACCGTGCCTTGAAAGAGCTCTGTAAGATTCTTCGATTGGATAGTCAGAGGATTGATGAAACCATTCAGCATGGTGTTGAAGATGATGAGTCCTCGTTGGATAGGAAGACACTGCGGCAGCAGACTGGTCATACAGAGGAAG ACACTTCCTTTAGAGCTTCGGATGACCCAAGCACTTCATTTCATCAATTGTATGAGAGTGAAGAATGCTTTATGCCCAAGAGCCCAATGAAGAAAAGATGGAATAAGGAAGAAGCTTCATCGCGGATGGAAGAGGAGGTCAGTAAGGTTGAAGCAGTCAAGGATGTCTACGCTGAACTTGCTACCATCAACAGAAAGTTACAG CAAGAGAGTGCAATTCTTCATGAAAGGGAGTTGGACCTGATGGAACGAGAGAGGGCGCTAGATGAACGAGAGCAGACGAGCTTGTTAGAACGTGATCAGTCAATTCATCATGCACATAGGGAAGTAGGACGCAGATTTGCAGAGTTGAAAGAG CAACACCAAAGTGAGATCAGCAAATGGCATGTACAGCTACAGGATAAGAGTAAAGAGAATAAACGACTTAAGTCATCTTTTGAGACACTAAAAcaagccaatgatagccttcgAAAACAG TTGTCTGAAATTCAGGAGCAGAACAAGAGGCTTGAGTCTCAAGCTGTGAATGTCCAGAGCCGCTTAGCAAACCTACAGAGGAAACAAGAACTAACTGCACGACAGAGGGAGCTAGACAGTGTCTCACTCAGGGCTAAAGCTGAAAATAGACAACAACTGTTGGCCACCAAGGACAACACAGATGCAAGCAAAGCAGCTGGACAGGCTAAACATACCGGTAGTACAAAG CCTCCAGCAGTCTATGATGTCCTGGGTGTCTTATTGGAATGGCTAAGTGAAGTACATCTCCGGAATACCATGACAGTGGATTGCATTAAACAACCTCTCATAGCGTTACCTACACCTGAACTGACAAAGGAACGGTGCACCAag ATCTTGCCATCCATTGTGGAGGTTCTTCACTGCCTACCGCCTTCCAGTTCCAAAATACATCTACCGTGCCTTCAGTTCATATATTGGTCATTAGTGCACCTAGACCAATCACAACAACCTCAG CGTAACCCTTTGTCTGCAACGTACCGTCGTCTTGGTGAAGAGCTGTATAAACCCACTACAGTACGATTTGCTGTTGGTACACAAGATGTGAAGGTTCCAGATGGTTTACATGAGAAGCCCAAAGCAGCTATATTTTTCAGGAGTCCTAATCTCCACATCCGATTGCTGTCATGTCTTATTATTATGAAGACTCTCTCTCAAG TTGACATCCTTGCCTTGGTGTTTGATGTTTTGAGGGCAGACCTAAAGGAAGAGTCGGCCAAGGAGTTGTTTCTTGGATACCAGGCTACCCAAGTAGTGACTCCATTCTTAAAGATGACTAACAAAGCATTGGTGACTAGTGCCATAGATGTCTGTCTACAAATGTCAGTGGAATCAG TGTTAACCCGAGAGTTCCTAGACAGCTGCTGTAATGATACATGGTTCCGTGCCTGCGCCACCGTACTGCGTACACCCAACCTGGATTCTAAGACATGGGAAAAACTCAGCATTATATTACAGAAACTCTCTAAGATCAA GTCCAACAAGCGTCATTTTGAAGTGCAGGGTATAACCAGTGTAGTGCAGGAGATGTTACGTACTGGATTCCAAGACAACACATTCCTCTCTCTCAATCTACGCTCAATCTTATTCAATTTCAACATTGCTAAACGATCTCCAATAAGTTAA
- the LOC139936652 gene encoding coiled-coil domain-containing protein 138-like isoform X1: MFSHTNPDFGRKYASPSSRGSISPSGRTPMSSMTLLTTANSTALSSTERRHYNRALKELCKILRLDSQRIDETIQHGVEDDESSLDRKTLRQQTGHTEEDTSFRASDDPSTSFHQLYESEECFMPKSPMKKRWNKEEASSRMEEEVSKVEAVKDVYAELATINRKLQQESAILHERELDLMERERALDEREQTSLLERDQSIHHAHREVGRRFAELKEQHQSEISKWHVQLQDKSKENKRLKSSFETLKQANDSLRKQLSEIQEQNKRLESQAVNVQSRLANLQRKQELTARQRELDSVSLRAKAENRQQLLATKDNTDASKAAGQAKHTGSTKPPAVYDVLGVLLEWLSEVHLRNTMTVDCIKQPLIALPTPELTKERCTKILPSIVEVLHCLPPSSSKIHLPCLQFIYWSLVHLDQSQQPQQRNPLSATYRRLGEELYKPTTVRFAVGTQDVKVPDGLHEKPKAAIFFRSPNLHIRLLSCLIIMKTLSQVDILALVFDVLRADLKEESAKELFLGYQATQVVTPFLKMTNKALVTSAIDVCLQMSVESVLTREFLDSCCNDTWFRACATVLRTPNLDSKTWEKLSIILQKLSKIKSNKRHFEVQGITSVVQEMLRTGFQDNTFLSLNLRSILFNFNIAKRSPIS, translated from the exons ATGTTTTCTCATACCAATCCAGACTTTGGAAGAAAGT ATGCTTCCCCATCATCAAGAGGCTCAATATCTCCAAGTGGTAGAACTCCAATGTCTTCCATGACATTGCTGACTACTGCAAACTCCACTGCTCTAAGCAGCACAGAGAGACGACATTACAACCGTGCCTTGAAAGAGCTCTGTAAGATTCTTCGATTGGATAGTCAGAGGATTGATGAAACCATTCAGCATGGTGTTGAAGATGATGAGTCCTCGTTGGATAGGAAGACACTGCGGCAGCAGACTGGTCATACAGAGGAAG ACACTTCCTTTAGAGCTTCGGATGACCCAAGCACTTCATTTCATCAATTGTATGAGAGTGAAGAATGCTTTATGCCCAAGAGCCCAATGAAGAAAAGATGGAATAAGGAAGAAGCTTCATCGCGGATGGAAGAGGAGGTCAGTAAGGTTGAAGCAGTCAAGGATGTCTACGCTGAACTTGCTACCATCAACAGAAAGTTACAG CAAGAGAGTGCAATTCTTCATGAAAGGGAGTTGGACCTGATGGAACGAGAGAGGGCGCTAGATGAACGAGAGCAGACGAGCTTGTTAGAACGTGATCAGTCAATTCATCATGCACATAGGGAAGTAGGACGCAGATTTGCAGAGTTGAAAGAG CAACACCAAAGTGAGATCAGCAAATGGCATGTACAGCTACAGGATAAGAGTAAAGAGAATAAACGACTTAAGTCATCTTTTGAGACACTAAAAcaagccaatgatagccttcgAAAACAG TTGTCTGAAATTCAGGAGCAGAACAAGAGGCTTGAGTCTCAAGCTGTGAATGTCCAGAGCCGCTTAGCAAACCTACAGAGGAAACAAGAACTAACTGCACGACAGAGGGAGCTAGACAGTGTCTCACTCAGGGCTAAAGCTGAAAATAGACAACAACTGTTGGCCACCAAGGACAACACAGATGCAAGCAAAGCAGCTGGACAGGCTAAACATACCGGTAGTACAAAG CCTCCAGCAGTCTATGATGTCCTGGGTGTCTTATTGGAATGGCTAAGTGAAGTACATCTCCGGAATACCATGACAGTGGATTGCATTAAACAACCTCTCATAGCGTTACCTACACCTGAACTGACAAAGGAACGGTGCACCAag ATCTTGCCATCCATTGTGGAGGTTCTTCACTGCCTACCGCCTTCCAGTTCCAAAATACATCTACCGTGCCTTCAGTTCATATATTGGTCATTAGTGCACCTAGACCAATCACAACAACCTCAG CAGCGTAACCCTTTGTCTGCAACGTACCGTCGTCTTGGTGAAGAGCTGTATAAACCCACTACAGTACGATTTGCTGTTGGTACACAAGATGTGAAGGTTCCAGATGGTTTACATGAGAAGCCCAAAGCAGCTATATTTTTCAGGAGTCCTAATCTCCACATCCGATTGCTGTCATGTCTTATTATTATGAAGACTCTCTCTCAAG TTGACATCCTTGCCTTGGTGTTTGATGTTTTGAGGGCAGACCTAAAGGAAGAGTCGGCCAAGGAGTTGTTTCTTGGATACCAGGCTACCCAAGTAGTGACTCCATTCTTAAAGATGACTAACAAAGCATTGGTGACTAGTGCCATAGATGTCTGTCTACAAATGTCAGTGGAATCAG TGTTAACCCGAGAGTTCCTAGACAGCTGCTGTAATGATACATGGTTCCGTGCCTGCGCCACCGTACTGCGTACACCCAACCTGGATTCTAAGACATGGGAAAAACTCAGCATTATATTACAGAAACTCTCTAAGATCAA GTCCAACAAGCGTCATTTTGAAGTGCAGGGTATAACCAGTGTAGTGCAGGAGATGTTACGTACTGGATTCCAAGACAACACATTCCTCTCTCTCAATCTACGCTCAATCTTATTCAATTTCAACATTGCTAAACGATCTCCAATAAGTTAA